Below is a genomic region from Salmo salar chromosome ssa11, Ssal_v3.1, whole genome shotgun sequence.
ATCAATGTACTTGGGAGCTGAGCATTTGATCGGCTTTTTGATGTTGGTTCCATCTGCCCAATGATACTCATATCTACAGAAGAGAAGTTTCATGAATGGCAATTATCATTATGACATGAAAAAAAAAGCATGCAAGCACATGCACGTACCTACACAACCACACCCACACTTACTTGGGCCCAGCAGACATGACAGGACAGCTCTCTTCAGTGCAGAAGTCTGTTATGGTACCATAGAGCATGTTGATCTGGTTGAAGAAATCTACAGCTGTGGAAATAAAGAAATAACAAGGACATGTGGCATCATGTGGGACATGTTAGCTGATATTCAGAGAATTTTATATCCTACAGACAACATTCATATTGACGAAAATAAAAGTGCTAGTGTGTGATCTCAGATCTAATTAGTGTGTTGGCAGACATAAAGGGCACAAAGGCATTCTCACATTTCTCCACCCATCCAGAGTCACCTCTCCCTATGCGCAGTCTACTGCAAATGAAATCTCGCTCAGGGTCCCCAAATAGCTAGACTCCCATGCATTCCTCTCAAACACACATGAAAACAAATACCGTCTCATCTAATACACACTGAAGTCAGTAAATGAGCAATGTTCTTAAAGTTCCACCTGTCAAACCATCCTCCCATTCTATATTGAAACATGAGGAGGAACAACTCAGAAATTATTTTGTCATAGATTGAACTCTGTCTTAATGATGTTAGCGTAGCCTGGTTCTCTATTTGCTAATCTCACAGCAGAAACCTAACTAGTCGGTCCACTGACTGACAGAGGtcatctgtttgtgtgtgtaagagagaatgtgtgtgtgtgcgccagagGATGTGAGATATGCGCCGGACGAGTCGTTGGTCTTGGTGGAAGACCAGAGACAGCAAACAAAGCACCAACAGGAGTGGATGATGAGCTCTGTTTAACAGTCAAAGTTGTTTTTTAGGCCTACTATGTTAGTGGTGTTTATTGGATAGAGAAGCAGACTTGTTCCTTACTGTTGACAGCCACCCACTCGTTCAAGTCTTCCCCATCAGGCAGCATGACAGCCATGCGTAAGTTCCCACTGCCCAGTGTAGCCTCTGCATGTTTCAACAGCTCATACTGGTGAGATCCCTCTGGGATGTTCTTCTTGGGCTTGAAGGTCTTGGAAGACCGATTGCCACTGTGTGAGAAATTAGAATGGAAAGACAATGAGTTGGATCGTGTGTGTCTCATAATGGGAGATAAGTGAAGTAGGGAGTGATACAGTAGGCTACTCATTTATTTGACTGAAATAAATTGATATGGAATAGGAAAGAGCATATAATCTGATTTCAACAATAACAAAAGCTGACCGCACACCCTCTTAATAAATAGTAACAGCCAAAGTGCTCTTTGATACAGTCAGCTAACTAGCAACTGAGCTAACAATTTAGCTATCTAAATTTCTCATTCCAGTGTTTGACAAAGTTATGTAAATGGAAAAGAGACAACACTGAATGTAAAACGACTTCTCTTTTTAGCAAGCTAGATAGACATGGCCAGCTAATAACTAAGGCCTATGTAGTTGCATCTTGCTAGTTAAATTAATGCCACAAAATTGCTAATGGTTTAAATACACTACAGAGAGAAATAGTACATTTGGGTAAGTTGCTACCTAGTTAGCTAGCaatatataatatttataatagCTAACCTTGGCTAGCTAGACTAACTAGTTAATCTAGACATTGTAAATTAGCAATTTATACAAGGCAGCGCTCAGCTAACGTTATAGACCTAGCGCTAGTTACCTAACCAACCAACAGCTTAGCTAGTTACACTCACTGCAgacagtcagctagctagcctgGCTTTACAtgttgttagccagctagctagttaacttaaACTAGTTAACTATGTGTTAGcttagctacctaacgttaacaTAGCAAACAACGGTGGAAATGGTAACACTAACTTGAAAAGGCAGGCACATTGAACAAGCACATCAAAATAAGAGGCAGACGAATACTCACAATAGAAAGCTCATGTTTATCTTCTTTAACGTTATACAAGAGGAGCTTTCGCTAGGCCGTTGTGGAGAGAGATGAAGTCAAAACAAATGATTCCAGTCCAGTCAGTATCAGCACAGTGCCAGTGCCGTGGCTTGTCAAACTAGTCCAAATTTCACAGACTGCTTAAAGCGGCCCCTGGCCTGAAACAAAACTTCGTCCTACCACTAAAATGTAGCTTTGCATCAGCGAGCTCTGCAACATCTAGCTACCTAGTCACGGTAATATACATTCGACCGCCCTAAACGTTTACTTATCTGGTTGATTGAGTAACATTACTGTGAGATCTGGCAATCTGCTCAGCACACTTATTTACAGCTCTCTTCAACGAGCCCTACTTGGAAATGAAATCTCGCGATAGAATCACATTAACGTTTTCATAGTACTCTACTAGGACCAGCAGAGAGCAGTGTTGAATCAAAGTGTATTTAAATATGGTTAAATCGTTTTTCATTGGTAAAACTGGTGCTCTCAACTTTATGTTAGAATCACCAACAGTATTTAGCACTAGAACAAGTGATTCAATTGAGATAGGCCTTtaccttacttttttccccttcttttTTTTTGGTCCATTGCCATCATGGGTTTTACAGATTGAAAAATGAAGGTGTTTACATATTTCAATATGGACTCCTATTGGTCATATTTTTGCAATCCCTTTACCAATCACAATAGCTATCCTCCATTAATAGTAAGTTAAATAATACACATTGGCTAATAAGCCAATACGTTGTGACTGTTACCTCCCGTTTTAGTTATTGTGATGATAATTATTAGGTGAGAGTAGCTACAGTATAGCCTAGTTTTtggctaaattagctagctacctGCTCTAAGCGTGACTTGCTAGAAAGTTAGAAATAAGTTGAAGCAAAAGTAACTAAACGAGACATGTTTTATTATCAGCTGAAACAATATGTTTCTCCT
It encodes:
- the LOC106562938 gene encoding MOB kinase activator 1B — protein: MSFLFGNRSSKTFKPKKNIPEGSHQYELLKHAEATLGSGNLRMAVMLPDGEDLNEWVAVNTVDFFNQINMLYGTITDFCTEESCPVMSAGPKYEYHWADGTNIKKPIKCSAPKYIDYLMTWVQDQLDDETLFPSKIGVPFKRNFMSVAKTILKRLFRVYAHIYHQHFDSVMQLQEEAHLNTSFKHFIFFVQEFNLIDRKELVPLQDLIEKLTTKDR